A genomic segment from Brevundimonas sp. SORGH_AS_0993 encodes:
- a CDS encoding VirB3 family type IV secretion system protein, with amino-acid sequence MEPHPDGWELPVAQALTDPVLMAGMPRAYAIAMGTIAMVLGLALRIWWLGLLWWAAAHAIGLWAARSDRRFFDVLRRHLALPGHLDV; translated from the coding sequence ATGGAGCCGCATCCCGACGGCTGGGAGCTGCCTGTCGCCCAGGCCCTGACCGATCCGGTCCTGATGGCCGGCATGCCGCGGGCGTACGCCATCGCAATGGGCACGATCGCCATGGTGCTGGGCCTGGCGCTCCGGATCTGGTGGCTCGGCCTGCTGTGGTGGGCGGCCGCCCACGCCATCGGCCTGTGGGCCGCGCGCAGCGATCGGCGCTTCTTCGATGTCCTGCGGCGTCATCTGGCGCTGCCCGGCCATCTGGACGTCTGA
- a CDS encoding lytic transglycosylase domain-containing protein codes for MVIDSRRAVVAVWLALGALGGVASAQAPRAAVDWRAAGGDLFGRSPPAATLVGPDEEATPRLPDLDQPFAAMIDEAAALHALDPKLLHAVVIVESGYESRARSPAGAGGLTQLMLGTAAELGVGDRFDPRQNLRGGAAYLARQMLRFGDLRLALAAYNAGPARVAGLGRVPDLSETQAYVSAVVDCYLALTVGRRARTARDCRPPRSDP; via the coding sequence ATGGTGATCGACTCTCGCCGGGCCGTCGTCGCGGTCTGGCTGGCCCTCGGCGCGCTCGGCGGCGTCGCCTCGGCCCAGGCTCCGCGGGCGGCTGTGGACTGGAGGGCGGCGGGCGGCGACCTGTTCGGCCGATCTCCGCCCGCCGCGACGCTGGTCGGTCCGGACGAGGAGGCGACCCCTCGGCTGCCCGACCTCGACCAGCCCTTCGCCGCGATGATCGACGAGGCGGCGGCCCTGCACGCCCTGGATCCCAAGCTGCTTCATGCGGTGGTGATCGTCGAAAGCGGCTACGAGTCCCGGGCCCGGTCGCCGGCCGGGGCGGGCGGGCTGACCCAGCTGATGCTGGGCACGGCGGCTGAACTGGGCGTCGGCGACCGGTTCGACCCCCGGCAGAACCTCCGGGGCGGGGCGGCCTATCTCGCGCGTCAGATGCTCCGTTTCGGGGATCTGAGGCTGGCCCTCGCCGCCTATAACGCCGGCCCCGCGCGCGTGGCGGGTCTGGGACGGGTTCCCGATCTCTCGGAGACCCAGGCCTATGTGTCGGCGGTCGTCGATTGTTATCTGGCGCTCACGGTCGGTCGGCGCGCCCGGACCGCCAGGGACTGCCGTCCGCCGCGGAGCGACCCATGA
- a CDS encoding AlpA family transcriptional regulator: MDRLIRDDEAVPTPRAGGPSDRLLYWPRVKDITGLSRTTAWRMQKAGDFPPPVRVSTGRFGWWQSDLDRWKASRTFRPAVNPKLA, encoded by the coding sequence ATGGATCGGCTGATCCGGGACGACGAGGCGGTCCCGACCCCGCGCGCCGGAGGACCGAGCGACCGCCTCCTGTACTGGCCGCGGGTCAAGGACATCACCGGTCTCAGCCGGACGACGGCCTGGCGGATGCAGAAGGCGGGAGATTTTCCGCCGCCGGTGCGGGTGTCGACCGGCAGGTTCGGATGGTGGCAGAGCGATCTGGACCGGTGGAAGGCGTCGCGGACCTTCCGGCCTGCCGTCAATCCGAAGCTGGCATAG
- a CDS encoding helix-turn-helix domain-containing protein yields the protein MEPLARSPRQLGNLIQRQRKARGLSQSELADLAGTRQEMVSKIESGAPGSRIASICDLLAALDLEMTLTPRTRSSTADIADIF from the coding sequence ATGGAACCGCTCGCGCGCTCACCCCGTCAGCTGGGTAATCTCATTCAGCGACAGCGGAAAGCCAGGGGACTGAGCCAGTCCGAGTTGGCGGACCTCGCCGGCACGCGACAAGAAATGGTCTCCAAGATCGAAAGCGGCGCGCCGGGATCCCGGATCGCCTCGATCTGCGATCTGTTGGCGGCGCTTGATCTGGAGATGACGCTCACGCCGCGGACACGCAGTTCTACGGCCGATATAGCGGACATCTTCTGA
- a CDS encoding type II toxin-antitoxin system HipA family toxin, translating to MGRRRAHAPLTILINGREVGRLEKAADGAVFFQYARDWVEWPQAFPISLSLPLQQAAYRGEAVNAVFDNLLPDSPAVRRQVARTTGARGADTYSLLQEIGRDCVGAMQFLPDGLEVDVSGAIQAEPIGEDEIERLLANLAHAPLGVDPEEGFRISIAGAQEKTALLFHDGRWKRPIGATPTTHILKPQLGRIPTASGEVDLTHSVDNEHYCLALMRAFGLETAKTEIATFGERRVLVVERFDRAWRSDGRLLRLPQEDLCQALSIPSSRKYQDHGGPGMRNILDRLQEADDPARDRLAFFSSQILFWLTGATDGHAKNFSLFLRPGGRFELTPFYDVLTAQPAFDAKQIPHNSFRLAMSAGASPHYRVDDVLGRHFIQSGKVAGLGPTAMRKVVDEIRAHAETAPDRALTDMPDDFHPEAYDAIKAVLPRRLKLLETAYDLL from the coding sequence ATGGGGCGTCGTCGGGCCCATGCGCCGCTGACTATCCTGATCAATGGCCGTGAGGTCGGTCGCCTTGAGAAGGCGGCCGACGGCGCCGTCTTCTTCCAGTACGCCCGGGACTGGGTGGAGTGGCCGCAGGCCTTCCCGATTTCCCTATCCCTTCCTCTGCAGCAGGCCGCCTATCGGGGCGAAGCGGTCAACGCGGTCTTCGACAATCTCTTGCCCGACAGTCCGGCGGTCCGCAGGCAGGTCGCCCGGACGACCGGGGCGCGGGGCGCCGACACCTACAGCCTCCTGCAGGAAATCGGCCGGGACTGCGTCGGCGCCATGCAGTTCCTCCCCGACGGATTGGAGGTCGATGTCTCGGGCGCGATCCAGGCGGAGCCCATTGGCGAAGACGAGATCGAGAGATTGCTCGCGAACCTGGCCCACGCCCCGCTTGGAGTCGATCCAGAGGAAGGCTTCCGCATCTCCATCGCCGGGGCGCAGGAGAAGACAGCGCTGCTGTTTCATGACGGACGATGGAAGCGACCCATCGGCGCGACGCCGACAACCCACATCCTGAAGCCCCAGCTTGGGCGGATACCGACGGCGTCGGGCGAGGTGGATCTCACCCACAGTGTCGACAACGAGCATTATTGCCTCGCCCTGATGCGCGCCTTCGGTCTTGAAACGGCGAAGACGGAGATCGCGACCTTCGGGGAGCGAAGGGTTCTCGTCGTGGAACGGTTTGACAGGGCGTGGCGATCAGACGGTCGACTGCTTCGCCTTCCCCAGGAAGACCTGTGTCAGGCGTTGTCCATCCCCTCGAGCCGGAAATACCAGGACCACGGAGGCCCGGGGATGAGGAATATTCTCGATCGCCTTCAGGAAGCTGATGATCCGGCCCGTGACCGTCTGGCCTTCTTCAGCAGCCAGATCCTGTTCTGGCTGACCGGCGCGACCGACGGCCACGCCAAGAACTTCAGCCTGTTCCTGCGCCCGGGCGGGCGGTTCGAGCTCACGCCCTTCTATGACGTGCTGACGGCGCAGCCCGCGTTCGATGCGAAGCAGATTCCTCATAATAGCTTCCGCCTGGCCATGTCGGCGGGGGCTTCGCCGCACTACCGGGTCGACGATGTCCTGGGACGTCACTTCATCCAGAGCGGCAAGGTCGCGGGCTTGGGGCCGACGGCGATGCGCAAGGTGGTGGACGAGATCCGCGCTCATGCCGAGACCGCACCGGACAGGGCGCTCACGGACATGCCTGATGATTTCCACCCGGAAGCCTACGACGCGATCAAGGCCGTCTTGCCCCGTAGACTGAAACTTCTTGAAACGGCTTACGACCTGCTCTGA
- a CDS encoding TIGR02300 family protein, translating into MANPELGAKQVCPNCQAKFYDLNRRPAHCPKCGTDFDPEEALKLRSRRARPGYPSDDEDTEDQVKDKSADAEEDEDEEVRAPEIDEEGHEPILTPDDDDDDAPADASEEAGMGATDGDDDLLADDDDDSVPFIEDEDDDSLEDEIAKPSRDDD; encoded by the coding sequence GTGGCCAATCCCGAACTGGGCGCCAAACAGGTCTGCCCGAACTGCCAGGCGAAATTCTACGACCTGAACCGCCGTCCCGCCCACTGCCCCAAATGCGGCACGGACTTCGATCCCGAAGAGGCGCTGAAGCTGCGCAGCCGCCGCGCCCGCCCCGGCTATCCGTCCGACGACGAGGACACCGAGGACCAGGTCAAGGACAAGTCGGCCGACGCCGAGGAAGACGAGGACGAGGAAGTCCGCGCCCCGGAGATCGACGAGGAAGGCCATGAGCCGATCCTGACGCCGGACGACGATGACGACGACGCCCCGGCCGACGCTTCGGAAGAGGCCGGCATGGGCGCCACCGACGGCGACGACGATCTGCTGGCCGACGATGACGACGACTCCGTCCCTTTCATCGAGGACGAGGACGACGACTCTCTGGAAGACGAGATCGCCAAGCCGTCGCGCGACGACGACTGA